A section of the Marinoscillum sp. 108 genome encodes:
- a CDS encoding dipeptidase: MDAIQHFQSNKERYLEELLDLLRIPSVSADSKFKGDVRKAAEFIKAKFEEAGADTVELVETPGHPIVYAEKIIDPKLPTVLVYGHYDVQPADPYELWDSPPFEPVIKNERIYARGACDDKGQMYMHVKAFESLVKSGSLPCNAKFMIEGEEEVGSSHLETFVKENKKKLAADVILISDTSIISNDTPSITVGLRGLSYLEVEVTGPNRDLHSGVYGGAVANPINVLCDMIASLQDKEGHITIPGFYDKVEDLSTEQRSEMAKAPFDLEAYKKDLKINDVKGEKGYSTIERTGIRPTLDVNGIWGGYIGEGAKTVLPSKANAKISMRLVPHQDSDEITEIFTKHFESIAPKSVKVKVTPHHGGEPAVISTTSPAYQAASRAFEEAWGKKPIPTREGGSIPIVALFQKELALDPILMGFGLDSDAIHSPNESYGLFNFYKGIETISHFYRFFSELEK, translated from the coding sequence AGAAAGATACCTAGAAGAACTGCTCGACCTCCTCAGGATCCCCTCTGTGAGTGCAGACTCCAAGTTTAAGGGCGATGTACGAAAGGCCGCGGAATTTATCAAAGCAAAATTTGAAGAAGCTGGCGCAGATACAGTGGAGCTGGTGGAAACCCCGGGCCACCCCATTGTGTACGCCGAAAAAATCATTGATCCAAAGCTACCCACGGTATTGGTATATGGCCACTACGACGTGCAGCCCGCAGACCCCTATGAGCTTTGGGATTCCCCCCCTTTTGAGCCGGTGATCAAAAATGAGCGCATTTATGCACGTGGCGCTTGTGATGACAAAGGCCAGATGTACATGCATGTGAAGGCGTTTGAATCTTTGGTGAAGTCCGGGTCCTTGCCCTGCAATGCCAAGTTTATGATAGAAGGAGAGGAGGAAGTGGGCTCGTCGCATCTGGAGACTTTCGTCAAAGAGAATAAAAAGAAGCTGGCTGCAGATGTGATTTTGATCTCCGACACCTCTATTATTAGCAATGATACTCCGTCCATTACCGTAGGCCTGCGTGGACTCAGCTATCTGGAAGTGGAAGTGACAGGCCCCAACAGAGATTTGCACTCCGGTGTATATGGCGGAGCAGTCGCCAACCCGATCAATGTGCTGTGTGATATGATCGCCAGCTTGCAGGATAAGGAGGGACACATCACCATTCCTGGTTTTTATGATAAGGTGGAAGACCTGAGCACCGAACAAAGATCCGAAATGGCCAAAGCGCCCTTCGACCTGGAGGCCTATAAGAAAGACCTGAAGATCAATGATGTGAAAGGAGAAAAGGGCTATTCTACCATAGAAAGAACCGGAATCAGACCTACTTTGGATGTGAACGGCATTTGGGGAGGATACATAGGTGAAGGCGCAAAGACAGTATTGCCATCCAAGGCCAATGCCAAGATTTCTATGAGGCTGGTACCGCATCAGGACAGTGATGAGATCACCGAAATTTTCACCAAACACTTTGAATCCATTGCACCAAAATCCGTGAAGGTGAAAGTGACACCACACCACGGTGGAGAACCAGCCGTCATTTCTACTACCTCTCCAGCCTATCAGGCGGCCAGCAGGGCCTTTGAGGAGGCATGGGGTAAAAAGCCAATCCCAACGCGGGAAGGCGGAAGCATCCCGATTGTGGCGTTATTTCAAAAAGAACTGGCACTCGATCCTATATTAATGGGTTTTGGACTGGATTCAGATGCCATCCATTCACCCAACGAAAGCTATGGCTTGTTCAATTTTTACAAGGGCATAGAAACGATTTCGCATTTTTATCGGTTTTTCAGTGAACTAGAAAAATAG
- a CDS encoding protein-disulfide reductase DsbD encodes MRKILFLTAVLWGSFSQAQVLHPATWKVSVSPSTPNAGEEVIISFDVKIDEKWYLYSNDFDPDLGPMLAEFVFEPHVGYELVGETLPINPKRKYDSLWEGEVSIFYEKARFTQKVKILDPDYVIKGTYEFQVCTDATGKCIPGDGEFEFRGRKAGTAGAKESTGLLQKRDSTDPYSLLSFMLVAFLAGLAALLTPCVFPMIPMTVTYFTGKDNHKKGRLINSFFYGFCIILIYSLIGAVLSPFMGPETANDLATGWLPNVLFFIVFVVFALSFFGLFEITLPHRWVNNVDQLGDKGGLIGIFFMALTLVLVSFSCTGPIVGSILVESAGGLSLKPILGMFAFSAAFAIPFSLFALFPNWLKSLPKSGGWLNSVKVVLGFLELALAFKFLSIADQAYHWGILDREIYLAIWIVIFTMLAFYLLGKIKLPGDSELKTVSVSRLMLSMATFAFVAYLIPGMFGAPLKALAGYLPPVSTHDFDLVSEIRDSGLPLDTPKGCEEPLYADFLHWPHGLRGYFDYDQALACAQKVNKPVFVDFTGHGCVNCREMEARVWSEPAVLNRLREDFVLLALYVDDKTELSEDQWYTSEYDGKIKKTIGKQNADFQITRYGNNAQPYYLILSPDGTILTEPKAYDLNVDNFVLFLEQGKTAM; translated from the coding sequence ATGAGGAAAATATTGTTTTTGACAGCTGTGCTCTGGGGGAGTTTTTCTCAGGCACAGGTGCTCCACCCAGCTACCTGGAAGGTCTCAGTTTCACCATCAACACCCAATGCAGGAGAGGAAGTGATCATTTCTTTCGATGTGAAAATTGATGAAAAATGGTACCTCTATTCTAATGATTTCGACCCTGATCTGGGGCCGATGTTGGCGGAGTTTGTTTTTGAACCTCATGTCGGCTATGAGTTGGTGGGGGAAACACTCCCTATCAATCCGAAGCGTAAATATGACTCTCTTTGGGAGGGCGAAGTGAGCATCTTTTATGAGAAAGCGCGCTTCACGCAAAAGGTCAAAATCCTTGATCCCGATTATGTGATCAAGGGTACCTATGAGTTTCAGGTGTGTACCGATGCTACTGGCAAATGTATTCCCGGCGATGGTGAGTTTGAATTCCGAGGAAGGAAAGCGGGGACAGCAGGAGCGAAAGAATCTACGGGGTTGCTCCAGAAGCGTGACTCTACGGATCCCTATTCGCTGCTTTCGTTTATGCTGGTGGCCTTTTTGGCCGGGTTGGCGGCATTGCTCACACCCTGCGTCTTTCCCATGATTCCCATGACGGTCACGTACTTCACCGGCAAGGACAATCACAAAAAGGGGCGTCTCATCAATAGCTTCTTTTATGGATTCTGCATTATTTTGATTTATTCCCTCATTGGGGCGGTGCTGTCTCCCTTTATGGGACCGGAAACCGCCAACGACCTGGCCACAGGTTGGCTACCCAATGTGTTGTTTTTTATCGTGTTTGTGGTTTTTGCGCTTTCCTTTTTTGGATTGTTCGAAATCACCCTGCCACACCGGTGGGTGAATAACGTGGATCAACTGGGAGACAAAGGAGGGTTAATAGGCATATTCTTTATGGCACTCACGCTCGTTTTGGTTTCCTTCTCCTGTACGGGCCCTATTGTAGGGAGCATTTTGGTGGAGTCGGCCGGAGGCCTTTCGCTCAAGCCAATACTTGGGATGTTTGCCTTTTCCGCCGCCTTTGCGATTCCTTTTTCACTATTTGCCCTTTTCCCCAATTGGCTGAAGTCGCTCCCCAAGTCGGGTGGCTGGCTGAATTCTGTAAAGGTGGTGCTGGGATTTCTGGAGCTGGCATTGGCCTTTAAGTTTTTGAGCATTGCCGACCAGGCGTACCACTGGGGGATTTTGGACAGAGAGATCTACCTGGCCATCTGGATTGTCATCTTCACGATGCTGGCGTTTTATCTGTTAGGAAAAATAAAGCTCCCAGGAGACAGTGAGTTAAAGACCGTATCAGTGTCCAGACTCATGCTGAGCATGGCCACTTTTGCGTTTGTGGCCTATCTTATCCCGGGCATGTTTGGCGCACCCCTGAAAGCGCTTGCAGGTTATCTGCCTCCGGTGTCCACGCACGATTTTGATTTGGTTAGCGAGATCAGGGATTCTGGTTTGCCCCTGGATACCCCAAAAGGGTGCGAGGAACCACTATACGCTGATTTTCTACATTGGCCTCATGGTCTCAGAGGGTATTTTGATTACGATCAGGCACTGGCCTGTGCGCAGAAAGTGAATAAACCCGTATTCGTAGACTTCACTGGTCATGGGTGCGTGAACTGCCGTGAAATGGAGGCACGGGTCTGGTCAGAACCGGCGGTGCTGAATCGACTCAGAGAGGATTTTGTCTTGTTGGCCCTTTATGTAGATGACAAGACAGAGCTTTCAGAAGACCAGTGGTATACGTCTGAGTATGATGGCAAGATCAAGAAAACCATTGGTAAGCAGAATGCGGATTTTCAGATCACCAGGTATGGCAACAATGCCCAGCCCTATTATCTCATTCTTTCGCCTGACGGGACGATTCTTACGGAACCCAAGGCTTATGATTTAAATGTTGATAACTTTGTATTGTTTTTGGAGCAGGGAAAGACTGCAATGTGA
- a CDS encoding peptidoglycan DD-metalloendopeptidase family protein: MSKKIVFGIGVVLAVMLVYFYGSTNEGLEIETISIEEPDSLFQEILPEPTLLYGIAIDSFDVFEGKVKWSQNISEILSSFNISREDIYALANASKGVFDVRKLKAGYPFTIIHERDELKTARQFIFEPDPTQYVIFNLSDSIYVQSVAKPVVREERVLTAKIESSVYEAVLAEGASPLLVNKLVDIFAWQVDFFRIQKGDEFRVIYDQRSVDGEVVSVDRILGAYFKHFDKEYFAVYYNQEGQEDYFDEDGNSLRKTFLRAPLNYSRISSRYSPRRYHPVQKRYKAHLGTDYAAPVGTEIRSVGDGVILEAKYGQYNGNYVKVKHNSNYTTQYLHMSKIAKGIRPGVTVKQGQTIGYVGSTGLANGPHLCFRFWKNGIQVDALKVDLPPSEPIDPKKLKDFLHVKNVMINKLMKIKEDSAKPMLAQIPLSQK; the protein is encoded by the coding sequence ATGTCGAAGAAAATTGTATTTGGAATTGGTGTGGTGTTGGCCGTCATGTTGGTTTACTTCTACGGAAGTACAAATGAAGGCCTTGAGATTGAAACTATTTCCATAGAGGAGCCCGATTCTTTATTTCAGGAAATCCTGCCAGAGCCAACCCTCCTATACGGGATCGCCATCGACTCTTTTGATGTGTTTGAAGGGAAAGTAAAATGGAGCCAGAACATTTCTGAAATTCTTTCCAGCTTTAATATATCCAGGGAAGATATCTACGCCCTGGCAAATGCCTCAAAAGGAGTTTTTGATGTGCGAAAGCTCAAAGCCGGATATCCATTTACCATTATTCATGAGCGGGATGAGCTGAAAACAGCACGTCAGTTCATCTTTGAGCCGGATCCGACCCAGTACGTCATTTTTAATCTCTCAGACTCCATCTATGTGCAGAGTGTGGCCAAGCCCGTGGTCCGCGAGGAGCGCGTACTCACGGCAAAAATCGAATCGAGTGTTTATGAAGCCGTGTTGGCTGAAGGTGCTTCTCCTCTTTTGGTGAATAAGCTGGTAGATATTTTTGCCTGGCAGGTGGATTTTTTCCGAATCCAGAAGGGAGATGAGTTCAGGGTCATTTATGACCAGAGAAGTGTAGATGGTGAAGTGGTGAGCGTTGATAGAATATTGGGTGCTTACTTTAAGCATTTTGATAAAGAGTACTTCGCGGTATACTATAATCAAGAAGGACAGGAGGACTATTTTGATGAAGACGGTAACAGCCTCAGAAAGACTTTTCTAAGAGCGCCACTCAATTACTCCAGGATCAGCTCACGATACAGCCCACGCAGGTACCACCCTGTGCAGAAGCGCTACAAGGCACATCTGGGAACAGATTATGCTGCACCTGTGGGGACAGAAATTCGAAGTGTTGGAGATGGGGTGATTTTGGAGGCCAAGTACGGTCAGTACAACGGAAACTATGTCAAAGTGAAGCATAACAGTAACTATACTACACAGTACCTGCACATGTCCAAAATAGCCAAAGGGATACGGCCCGGAGTGACTGTAAAACAGGGTCAAACCATCGGATATGTGGGTAGTACTGGGCTAGCCAATGGGCCTCACTTGTGTTTCAGGTTCTGGAAAAATGGGATTCAGGTAGATGCCTTGAAAGTAGATTTACCACCCTCAGAGCCTATTGACCCTAAAAAATTGAAGGACTTCCTGCACGTAAAAAATGTGATGATCAACAAATTAATGAAGATCAAGGAAGACTCTGCAAAGCCAATGCTTGCTCAGATACCGCTTTCTCAGAAGTAA
- a CDS encoding OmpA family protein: protein MYRTLLSLILITAALISQGQAIDKYVRFNGKVLSQKDSSGISASIYYEKLPYYDDMGTAKSGPQGNYEFYLINGDKYNFRITLNGFLELTRELTVTNANGDGSMNFDFYLEPEEEPELITLNNLIFARGSDVITESSFEELDNLVEYLDSRPSLIIQLEGHTDFAGNPEANMSLSEARVVAVKEYLVSKGVKKNRVLTKAFGGSQPLYTERTDEAKTKNRRVEVRVISR, encoded by the coding sequence ATGTACAGAACTTTACTGAGTCTGATTTTGATCACTGCCGCACTCATATCCCAAGGTCAGGCCATAGATAAATATGTAAGGTTTAATGGGAAAGTACTCAGCCAAAAGGATTCCTCAGGCATCTCAGCATCCATTTACTATGAAAAGCTGCCGTACTATGATGATATGGGTACTGCAAAGAGTGGTCCTCAGGGCAACTATGAATTCTATTTGATCAATGGAGACAAGTATAATTTTCGAATTACGCTCAATGGGTTTTTAGAACTGACCCGTGAATTAACAGTCACCAACGCAAATGGCGACGGGTCTATGAATTTCGATTTTTATCTAGAGCCAGAAGAAGAGCCTGAGCTGATCACCCTGAATAACCTGATCTTTGCCAGGGGGAGTGACGTGATCACCGAGAGTTCTTTTGAAGAACTGGACAACCTGGTAGAGTACCTCGATAGTAGACCTTCCCTCATTATCCAGCTGGAAGGGCATACCGATTTTGCAGGAAACCCAGAGGCCAATATGTCACTCTCGGAAGCCAGGGTTGTGGCTGTAAAAGAATACCTTGTGAGCAAGGGTGTAAAAAAGAACAGGGTTTTAACCAAAGCCTTTGGTGGTAGCCAACCACTTTATACTGAAAGGACCGATGAAGCGAAAACCAAGAATCGCCGGGTAGAAGTTCGTGTCATCAGTAGATAA
- a CDS encoding OmpA family protein — MKKSVAVYLFAYFVTLSTFAQETVVWGSQVVDVSSEYSPLEYSAIQALHKPNVMPSGGDNPNAWRPKSENGEEFIMVSFDKPIRAKQVAIAESENPGAVTRVYAYDNEYNEYTLFELTPRAIPIDSRLLNLFFDDTPYEIYAIKVFIDGEAVPGYNAIDAIGISASNLPISVLINLVPGMAQNKEADKLSTNVNSPYIEHSPIISPDGKHLYFSRRYHPDNVGGVDDVEDIWVSDLDPKTGEWLPAKNIGPPLNTEGPNFISSITMVDGEEVLVLGNRYGKKGRMYTGVSVSRRKGDKFDDPVAVEVTNDYNYSPKVDYFLSASGKAMVIAAERDDSYGGRDLYVSFDQGGTWSEPKNLGDEINTAADDFSPFLGIDEKTLYYSTSGLSGYGGSDIYVTIRLDKTWERWSDPENLGSSVNSKGDDQYFSIPSSGKHIYFSRGTIDDDTDIFRFKADDIFLDKGSPLMETVGHLTTDKPDAYFATIKGRVMEQGTNMLMPGVHMVLERLPDGVDIGQVRSDENGIFEMTVRGGARYGLLAKHPGYISTNENFDLNKLASNDSIVVDIYLSQIKKGASIVLKNIFFDFDQAVLKTSSYPELSRLLEYMQSGEIKKVEVSGHTDSRGDADYNQRLSQRRAQAVTNYLRQNGITADRIVTMGYGEAQPIDTNDTSAGRQKNRRVEFKIAE, encoded by the coding sequence ATGAAAAAATCAGTCGCCGTTTACCTTTTTGCCTATTTTGTTACACTTTCAACCTTCGCGCAGGAAACTGTGGTTTGGGGATCGCAAGTGGTGGATGTCTCAAGTGAGTATTCGCCATTGGAATATTCTGCTATTCAGGCGCTACACAAGCCGAATGTGATGCCATCAGGTGGGGACAACCCTAACGCCTGGAGACCAAAGTCTGAGAATGGGGAGGAATTCATCATGGTTTCATTCGACAAGCCCATCAGAGCCAAGCAGGTGGCCATTGCTGAATCAGAAAATCCGGGTGCAGTGACGAGGGTCTACGCTTATGACAATGAATACAATGAGTACACGCTGTTTGAACTTACTCCCCGTGCTATTCCTATAGACAGCCGGTTGCTGAACCTTTTCTTTGACGATACCCCCTACGAAATCTATGCCATCAAGGTATTTATAGATGGAGAAGCGGTACCAGGCTACAATGCCATCGATGCGATAGGTATCTCAGCGTCCAATTTGCCGATTTCGGTACTTATTAATTTGGTCCCGGGCATGGCCCAGAATAAAGAGGCAGATAAACTCTCGACAAACGTAAATAGTCCGTACATCGAGCACAGCCCTATCATTTCCCCAGATGGGAAGCACCTTTATTTTAGTAGAAGGTACCACCCCGACAATGTAGGCGGAGTGGATGATGTGGAGGATATCTGGGTTTCGGATCTTGACCCGAAAACGGGCGAATGGTTACCAGCAAAGAATATTGGGCCACCGCTGAATACGGAAGGGCCAAATTTTATTTCCTCTATTACCATGGTGGATGGAGAAGAGGTGCTGGTATTGGGCAACAGATACGGAAAAAAGGGCCGGATGTACACGGGAGTGTCCGTGTCCAGGCGAAAGGGAGACAAATTCGACGACCCAGTTGCAGTGGAGGTCACCAATGATTACAACTATTCGCCAAAGGTGGACTATTTTCTCTCTGCTTCGGGTAAGGCGATGGTCATAGCGGCAGAAAGAGATGATTCTTATGGTGGACGTGATCTATACGTTTCTTTCGATCAGGGCGGCACCTGGTCGGAACCCAAGAACCTTGGAGATGAGATCAATACAGCAGCGGATGATTTTTCACCATTTTTGGGCATTGATGAGAAGACGCTCTATTATTCTACTTCAGGACTGAGCGGATATGGAGGGTCTGATATCTATGTAACCATTCGCTTGGATAAGACCTGGGAACGCTGGTCTGACCCGGAAAATCTTGGATCCAGTGTCAACTCCAAAGGAGATGATCAGTATTTTAGTATTCCTTCTTCTGGAAAGCACATCTATTTCTCAAGAGGAACCATAGATGATGATACGGATATCTTCAGGTTTAAGGCCGATGATATTTTTTTGGATAAAGGCAGTCCTCTTATGGAAACCGTGGGACACCTCACCACAGACAAGCCAGATGCTTATTTTGCCACCATCAAAGGACGTGTGATGGAGCAAGGCACGAACATGCTGATGCCGGGCGTGCACATGGTGTTGGAGCGCTTACCAGATGGTGTTGATATTGGTCAGGTGAGGTCTGATGAAAATGGAATTTTTGAGATGACTGTGCGTGGTGGAGCCCGCTATGGCCTGTTGGCCAAGCATCCGGGTTATATCTCTACTAATGAAAACTTTGATCTGAATAAACTGGCCTCCAATGACTCCATCGTGGTGGATATCTATCTGTCGCAGATTAAAAAGGGAGCGAGCATCGTGCTTAAGAACATTTTCTTCGACTTTGACCAGGCTGTACTTAAAACTTCATCTTATCCGGAGCTAAGCAGATTGCTGGAATATATGCAGAGCGGTGAGATCAAGAAGGTGGAGGTATCTGGGCATACTGACTCCAGAGGAGACGCAGACTATAACCAGAGATTGTCACAGCGAAGGGCGCAGGCGGTTACAAACTACCTCAGACAAAATGGGATCACGGCTGATCGAATCGTGACAATGGGATATGGTGAAGCACAACCTATAGATACTAATGACACGAGCGCGGGAAGGCAAAAGAACAGAAGGGTGGAATTTAAGATTGCAGAATAA
- a CDS encoding aldehyde dehydrogenase family protein: MNPNTGDLNATALFESQKKAALLNRAGHWKDRRRKLHQLEKWILEHRDQIHHAVFKDLAKPASEVDITEVYPVLSECRHAISNLRKWMSPEPINGSLSFLGTSAYVQYEPKGTSLIISPWNYPILLAIGPVVSSIAAGNTVVLKPSEFTPATNRVIREMIESLFPSDQVATLEGDAAVASELLSLPYDHIFFTGSPAVGKVVMTAAAKNLTSVTLELGGKSPTIVDETADIADAARKITWGKWTNAGQTCVAPDYVFVHRSRLEALLAGLRSEAEKRYRDKQNYASIINTRHHERLSGALKDALEQGALLEFGGNVDAGGLYIQPTIVTQVTDQMHLMQEEIFGPILPVMAYDDLDEVIRYINDRPKPLALYHYSGSRANKEKVLKQTSSGSVVINDSVLQFGHPHLPMGGVNNSGLGKSHGKAGFLAFSHGKAVLKQRVGFTVARTVYPPYTSFKKKLIELMLKYF, encoded by the coding sequence ATGAACCCCAATACAGGTGACCTGAATGCAACAGCCCTTTTTGAAAGTCAAAAGAAAGCGGCTCTGCTCAACCGAGCAGGACATTGGAAAGATCGACGTAGGAAACTCCACCAGTTGGAAAAATGGATACTTGAGCACCGTGATCAAATACACCATGCAGTGTTTAAGGACCTTGCGAAACCCGCCTCCGAAGTGGACATTACCGAGGTATACCCGGTCCTGTCAGAGTGTCGTCACGCCATAAGTAACCTCCGGAAATGGATGTCTCCTGAGCCCATAAATGGAAGTCTTTCTTTTCTGGGGACTTCAGCTTACGTTCAGTATGAGCCTAAAGGAACCTCATTGATCATTTCACCCTGGAACTACCCGATTCTATTGGCCATCGGCCCTGTTGTTTCGTCCATTGCGGCTGGTAATACCGTAGTGCTCAAGCCGTCAGAGTTTACTCCGGCAACTAACCGGGTAATCAGGGAGATGATCGAATCGCTTTTTCCCAGTGATCAGGTGGCCACGCTGGAGGGGGATGCTGCGGTGGCTTCTGAGCTACTAAGCCTTCCCTATGACCACATTTTCTTTACAGGAAGCCCCGCTGTAGGAAAGGTGGTAATGACTGCCGCGGCAAAAAATCTAACCTCGGTGACACTGGAGCTGGGAGGGAAGTCACCAACCATCGTAGATGAAACCGCTGACATTGCTGATGCTGCAAGAAAAATCACCTGGGGTAAATGGACCAATGCTGGCCAGACCTGCGTGGCTCCGGATTATGTTTTTGTTCACAGGTCCCGACTGGAGGCCTTGTTGGCGGGGTTACGATCAGAGGCGGAAAAGCGCTATCGGGATAAGCAGAACTATGCTTCCATTATTAATACACGACATCACGAACGATTATCCGGTGCTTTAAAAGATGCTTTGGAGCAAGGTGCCCTCCTTGAGTTTGGTGGAAATGTGGATGCCGGTGGCCTGTACATTCAGCCAACGATAGTGACTCAGGTCACAGACCAGATGCACCTGATGCAAGAGGAGATTTTTGGCCCCATACTACCCGTGATGGCCTATGATGACCTGGATGAAGTGATCCGGTACATCAACGATCGGCCTAAGCCTCTTGCCCTTTACCATTACAGTGGGAGCCGGGCCAATAAGGAGAAGGTTTTGAAGCAGACCAGCTCAGGGTCGGTGGTGATCAATGACAGTGTGTTGCAATTTGGGCATCCGCATCTTCCTATGGGTGGGGTGAACAACAGCGGACTGGGCAAATCTCATGGCAAGGCCGGATTTTTAGCTTTCAGCCATGGCAAGGCTGTATTGAAGCAAAGAGTAGGCTTTACAGTGGCACGTACCGTGTACCCACCCTATACTTCTTTCAAAAAGAAACTCATAGAATTGATGCTTAAGTATTTTTAG